The proteins below come from a single Elusimicrobiota bacterium genomic window:
- a CDS encoding aconitate hydratase has product MNTRAHNTFDCRQTLSVDGESFDIYSLETFAKKQGCDVSRLPFSIKVLLENLLRNEDGRRVRPEQIQALSRPRRERQGDEEISFSPARVLMQDFTGVPAIVDLAAMRDAMKRLGGKAERISPLVPVDLVIDHSVQVDRFGSADAFQYNSDLEFQRNHERYAFLRWGQNAFQNFRVVPPETGIVHQVNLEYLAQGVLTREGNGQRQAFPDTLVGTDSHTTMINGLGVVGWGVGGIEAEAAMLGQPLSMLIPEVIGLRLSGQLPAGATATDAVLTVTEILRKKGVVGKFVEFYGPGLRFLSLPDRATLANMAPEYGATIGFFPIDEQTLRYLELSGRPPKLIRLVEAYSKAQGLFRSDSQPEQEFSDTLSLDLGTVEPSLAGPKRPQDRVALKDIKSSWERSFPSSTSSVVIAAITSCTNTSNPSVMLGAGILAKKAVERGLSTQPWVKTSLAPGSKVVIDYLKAARLMPYLEQLGFHLVGYGCTTCIGNSGPLQESVLEAIRQRDLTAVAVLSGNRNFEGRIHALVKANYLASPPLVVAYAIAGRIHFDPYQEPLGTDAKGKPVYLKELWPTSEEIQQALVQVNREMYTRAYSGVFEGDNHWKSLPTLKGQLYTWEPASTYVKNPPFFEDMKREPGALKDLLNARVLAVLGDSVTTDHISPAGSIPKNSPAGQYLL; this is encoded by the coding sequence AACCTTCGCCAAAAAGCAGGGGTGCGATGTGTCGCGCCTGCCTTTCTCCATAAAAGTCCTGCTGGAAAACCTGCTTCGGAATGAAGACGGCCGCCGGGTTCGTCCGGAACAGATCCAGGCCTTGTCCCGGCCGCGACGGGAACGCCAGGGCGATGAGGAGATTTCTTTTTCCCCGGCGCGCGTTCTCATGCAGGATTTTACCGGTGTTCCGGCCATCGTTGATCTGGCCGCGATGCGGGACGCCATGAAGCGTCTCGGCGGAAAAGCGGAGCGCATCAGCCCGCTGGTTCCCGTGGATCTGGTGATTGACCACTCGGTTCAGGTGGACCGGTTCGGTTCAGCCGATGCCTTTCAATACAACTCCGATTTAGAGTTTCAGCGCAACCACGAACGCTATGCGTTTCTGCGCTGGGGCCAGAACGCCTTCCAGAATTTTCGCGTGGTCCCCCCCGAAACCGGCATCGTGCATCAGGTGAATCTGGAATATCTCGCGCAAGGGGTTCTGACGCGTGAGGGGAACGGCCAGCGGCAGGCTTTTCCGGATACGCTCGTGGGCACCGACTCGCACACCACGATGATCAACGGACTGGGTGTGGTCGGATGGGGCGTCGGCGGCATTGAAGCGGAAGCCGCGATGCTGGGCCAGCCTTTGTCGATGCTGATTCCGGAGGTCATTGGACTGCGGTTGAGCGGACAACTCCCGGCCGGAGCGACCGCAACCGATGCGGTCCTGACGGTGACCGAGATCCTGCGCAAAAAAGGCGTGGTCGGGAAATTCGTGGAGTTTTACGGACCCGGCCTTCGCTTCTTGAGCCTGCCGGACCGGGCCACCCTCGCGAACATGGCTCCGGAATACGGCGCCACGATCGGGTTTTTCCCCATCGATGAGCAGACGCTCCGCTACCTGGAGCTCTCCGGCCGTCCACCTAAACTCATCCGCCTCGTCGAAGCCTACTCCAAAGCCCAGGGGCTTTTCCGGAGCGACTCCCAGCCGGAACAGGAGTTCTCGGACACGCTGTCACTCGATTTAGGAACGGTCGAGCCCTCGCTCGCCGGCCCCAAACGTCCCCAGGACCGGGTCGCTCTGAAAGATATCAAGAGCTCCTGGGAACGGAGCTTCCCATCGTCCACCAGCTCCGTGGTCATCGCCGCCATTACGAGCTGCACCAACACCTCAAACCCGTCGGTCATGCTCGGCGCCGGGATTCTGGCGAAAAAAGCCGTTGAACGGGGATTATCAACACAACCCTGGGTCAAGACCAGCCTGGCTCCCGGCTCCAAAGTCGTCATCGATTATCTGAAAGCCGCCAGGCTCATGCCCTATCTGGAACAACTGGGCTTTCATCTGGTCGGCTATGGCTGCACCACCTGCATCGGCAACAGCGGGCCCCTTCAGGAATCCGTCCTTGAAGCCATCCGCCAAAGGGATCTCACCGCGGTGGCGGTCTTGAGCGGCAACCGGAACTTTGAAGGCCGCATTCATGCTCTGGTGAAAGCCAATTACCTCGCGTCGCCGCCGTTGGTGGTCGCTTACGCGATCGCCGGACGCATCCACTTTGACCCTTACCAGGAACCCCTGGGTACCGATGCCAAAGGCAAACCGGTTTATCTGAAAGAGTTATGGCCGACCTCCGAAGAGATTCAGCAGGCGCTGGTCCAGGTCAACCGGGAGATGTATACCCGCGCGTACAGCGGTGTCTTTGAAGGGGACAACCACTGGAAATCCCTCCCAACCCTGAAAGGACAGCTTTATACCTGGGAACCGGCTTCAACCTACGTCAAAAATCCGCCCTTCTTCGAGGACATGAAACGGGAACCCGGCGCGCTGAAGGACCTCTTGAACGCGCGGGTCCTGGCTGTGCTGGGAGACTCGGTCACCACGGACCATATCTCGCCCGCCGGATCGATCCCCAAAAATAGCCCGGCCGGCCAATACCTTCTGA